The nucleotide sequence ACAATTATACCGGAAGAAGATAAATTACATTATAACCTTATTATGCCTATGAGAATATAGGATAGTTTTATGTAAAAATAGAGTACAGCATTACTGAATATATCTAAGGTCCGGTTTTAGATGATTATGAGATTATATTAAGATACGCAATTTAAAAAAGTAACAAAAACCATCATCCACCCCAAAAGCGAAGCAGCCAAAAAATCCAAAAATTTAATGTGGTTACTTCTTCTCTTCCTGTTTTGGTACCTTGGATTTTGCAGTGGAGATACCAACGACTTTATATAACGGACAAAAGCTTATACTGGATGTTAAAATCGGTACAAACCCTATCAATCCGAGCCATCTCCACGAGCCATGTACCCAGAAGATCATTGAAAGAAGAAATAACCCGATTATCCATCTCACAACCTTGTCAACAGAACCAACATTTTGTTCCATATATATACCTCCTCGTTACTAATAGTATAGTGACAAATAAAAATGATTTCAAGTATTGACTGCGAAAATGCATTTTAAAATATAGAAGAATATGTTGTAAACAATAAAAATAGTTATGGCATGCCATTCGCGCAGAATTGATTATCTGACAAAGATAAAAG is from Deltaproteobacteria bacterium and encodes:
- a CDS encoding DUF2892 domain-containing protein, which codes for MEQNVGSVDKVVRWIIGLFLLSMIFWVHGSWRWLGLIGFVPILTSSISFCPLYKVVGISTAKSKVPKQEEKK